Part of the Cytophagia bacterium CHB2 genome, CAACATCATATGCGGCACAATTTTCAAAATGAACATCGCGGCTACGGCGTCAGCACGCCGCTGTGGGATTATGTCTTTGGCACGATGCCCGACGAGAAACAAAAAACGCCTGCCGCAAAATCAGGTTTTTCGGAAAGCTTGAATTGATATGATTAATTTGTTCAGGAAAGTCGGCGCGCTGTTTTTGAATTTTTTGTTTCACGTCGGCAGCTTTGGAAAATTGATGTATCGTACCATTATTTCATTTTCCGACGCGCGCACCTGGGCCGGCCTGGTCGTCGAGCAAATGATGAAGATCGGCGTCCAGTCGCTGCCTGTGGTATTGTACATCTCCCTGTTTATGGGCATGGTCACCTCGCTGCAAGCCATTCACCAATTTACGCAAACGGTGCCGCTTTACATTGCCGGCACGGTGGTTCAGAAAGCCGTTCTGCAAGAGCTGGCTGCCGCGATGACAGCATTGGTTTTAGCCGGCCGCGTGGGCGCCTCGATTGCCGCTGAAATCGGCACCATGAAAGTGACGGAACAGATCGACGCGCTGGAAGCCATGGCCTTTAACCCGGTTTCTTATCTTGTCGTGCCGCGTTTAATCGCGGGTATGGTGATGTTGCCCGTCTTGGCGGCGTTTGCCGCATTCATCGCCATGATCTCCGGTTGGCTCACCGCGGTCTCGCTCGCCGACATTACGACGGTCGAGTTCTTTAAAGGCGCGAAGCAATACGTCAATTGGCGCGATTTTGCCCTTCCGCTTTCGAAATCCATTTTGTTTGGCGCTTCAATCATTATGGTGGCTTGCTATCAGGGTTTTAATGCCAAGCAAGGCGCAGAAGGCGTCGGCGAAGCAGCCACCAAGGCCGCTGTCTCTGCCTGTTTGATGATTCTGACGCTGGATTTTGTAATGGCGACGGTCATTTTGACTTGAAACATTTTACCTTCCCAAACCGCCGAGTTGCGGATGACGGCCAGCCTATCTGAAGCCCTGGCCTCTGTGAAAATCCGCGGTATTTGCAGTTAAGGCATAAGATGATTGTCATTGAGGATCTAAAGAAGAAATTCGAAGAATTGCCGGTGTTGCGCGGCGTCAACTTGACGATTGAAGACGGTTGCACCACAGCCATCATCGGTGGCAGCGGTTGCGGCAAATCCGTTTTGCTCAAACATATTATTGGATTGTTGAAACCCGATAGCGGTTCGGTATTAGTCGATGGTGATAACATTCCACAACTGCCCTACCCGCGACTGGTGGAAGTGCGCAAGAAAATCGGCATGGTCTTTCAAGGCTCAGCCTTATTCGACTCCATGACCATTGAAGAAAACATGGCCATGGGGCTGGCCCGCCACACCAAGCTCGCCAGCGCTGATATCAAAAAACGCATCAGCGAGTCGTTGACGATGGTTGGCCTGGCGGGCGTTGAGCCGAAGTTTCCGGCAGAACTGAGCGGGGGCATGAAAAAGCGCGCCGCGATTGCACGCGCGCTAGTGATGAAACCGCAATTTCTGCTGTATGACGAGCCCACCACCGGGCTTGATCCGCCGCGTGCGGATTCCATCAATCAAGTCATTTTTGATTTGAATGAGCAACTCGGCGTCACCTCGGTGGTGGTGACGCATGACATGCACAGTGTTTACCGCGTCGCGCACAAAGTGGCGATGTTGCATGAAGGACGGATTCATTTCTACGGCACGCCGGCGGAACTGGCGCAATGCAACGAACCTGCGGTGCTTGAATTTCTCGAAAGCGCGCGCGGACATGAATGGTTAAAACGCGATAATTAGTCTGGGAGTAACGCCATGCGGCGATGGACCAATGAAGTAGTTGTCGGCGCAGTGATTCTGATCGCGATTGCGATCAGCATTTACGGGTATGTTTTTCTGCGTAACATCCCCGTGCGCCAACGAGGTTTCGATATCTACATTACGTTTAATAACGTCACCGGGCTGGAAAAAAATGATGCGATCACCGTCGCAGGATTCAAGGTCGGACGCATACTTGACATGAAGCTCGATCGCGATCAAGTCATCGTGCGCGCCTGGTTGAACGGGCAAACGCCGTTCAGCCGCGACTCGCGCTGCGCCATTCGCAGCATTGGCATGATCGGTGAAAAATATATTGATCTTATTCCCGGCACGTCGAATGAATTTCTCAAAGAGGGTGACACCATCGCCGGTGATTATATCAGCGATCTCGCAGATGCCGGCGGCGGCGTAAACGAAATCATGTCCGAAACCAGGGCTTTACTGCAACGCATCAACGCCGTGGTTGATACGGCGCTCGATCGCCCTGCGCAACGCGCCATTTCCGGCACATTGATGAACATGGAAAGCATCTCCAGCAAGATCAATCACAATCTCGACAAAGATCGCCGGCACTTAAGCAATACCATTGCCCGCTTTGACAGCATTTCACGCGAGTTGAAATTATTCTGGCAATTGCACAACACTTCGGTCGATAGCATCGTCAATAACATGGCCGCCAGTACCTCGAGTCTGCCCGCGATGATGGCAAAGCTCGACAGCGCGGTCACCTCAGCACAAAAACTTTTGGCTATGGTGGAGAATCGTCAGGGCACGGTGGGCAAGGCGATGTATGATGAAGAGTTGTACAACA contains:
- a CDS encoding ABC transporter permease produces the protein MINLFRKVGALFLNFLFHVGSFGKLMYRTIISFSDARTWAGLVVEQMMKIGVQSLPVVLYISLFMGMVTSLQAIHQFTQTVPLYIAGTVVQKAVLQELAAAMTALVLAGRVGASIAAEIGTMKVTEQIDALEAMAFNPVSYLVVPRLIAGMVMLPVLAAFAAFIAMISGWLTAVSLADITTVEFFKGAKQYVNWRDFALPLSKSILFGASIIMVACYQGFNAKQGAEGVGEAATKAAVSACLMILTLDFVMATVILT
- a CDS encoding ATP-binding cassette domain-containing protein; the encoded protein is MIVIEDLKKKFEELPVLRGVNLTIEDGCTTAIIGGSGCGKSVLLKHIIGLLKPDSGSVLVDGDNIPQLPYPRLVEVRKKIGMVFQGSALFDSMTIEENMAMGLARHTKLASADIKKRISESLTMVGLAGVEPKFPAELSGGMKKRAAIARALVMKPQFLLYDEPTTGLDPPRADSINQVIFDLNEQLGVTSVVVTHDMHSVYRVAHKVAMLHEGRIHFYGTPAELAQCNEPAVLEFLESARGHEWLKRDN
- a CDS encoding MCE family protein, translated to MRRWTNEVVVGAVILIAIAISIYGYVFLRNIPVRQRGFDIYITFNNVTGLEKNDAITVAGFKVGRILDMKLDRDQVIVRAWLNGQTPFSRDSRCAIRSIGMIGEKYIDLIPGTSNEFLKEGDTIAGDYISDLADAGGGVNEIMSETRALLQRINAVVDTALDRPAQRAISGTLMNMESISSKINHNLDKDRRHLSNTIARFDSISRELKLFWQLHNTSVDSIVNNMAASTSSLPAMMAKLDSAVTSAQKLLAMVENRQGTVGKAMYDEELYNKLNKTLDEANLMLDDVKKNPSKYLQFSVFRF